In a single window of the Pseudomonas sp. B21-015 genome:
- a CDS encoding PvdJ/PvdD/PvdP-like protein, which yields MTISRRWFMAGLALTGAAVPAAYYGHREWTKPDPTITPGEATVDLADTAGQQLANSLRGIWDIRFEGSRAGLDGLPQSGLELFIDIAQRGRGLRGCLDTAQQLRSEAEPRYRVIGDLVSPDASQLYWRLVDTQSANGAPAYELAVMLDEVWADFGNAGSGTLSGRILRLDHPLGLPELDNRFVARKRLFPEARERVGLNPPLLAWLISAEHRLFHQLWHATRDKWHKLSEAQRGALRGIGWQPGPRGNERDARGPRKDRNGSGVDFFFMHRHMLGTARSMQDLPSWSSFPMPQPELERDRQGFARYFDNHDGTALPPTWLAAEDTEYTRWVSDIKTAETYHSNFQVWESRYRDPRYLSKMTLGQFGSEVELGLHDWLHMRWASVPRDPSNGQPVPFARDPADFSARWYAPENDFLGDPFSSHVNPVFWHFHGWIDDRLEDWFRAHERFHPGEVSRLEVNGVRWFAPGRWVEVDDPWLGPSTHGCSTTPGLQVGKSVEMDPETMKLALRITFGTDEKKLADLFRRVPQRPWYARNLKVKPLRS from the coding sequence ATGACGATTTCTCGACGATGGTTCATGGCAGGCCTGGCGCTGACGGGCGCTGCCGTGCCTGCGGCTTATTATGGGCATCGCGAATGGACGAAACCCGACCCCACGATCACCCCTGGCGAAGCGACGGTCGACCTGGCGGACACTGCGGGTCAGCAGTTGGCCAACTCGCTGCGAGGGATCTGGGATATCCGCTTTGAAGGATCCCGGGCAGGCCTCGACGGTTTACCGCAGAGCGGGCTGGAGCTGTTTATCGACATCGCCCAGCGTGGCCGTGGCCTGCGTGGCTGCCTCGATACCGCGCAGCAGTTACGCAGCGAAGCCGAACCACGTTACCGGGTGATCGGCGATCTGGTGTCGCCTGACGCCAGCCAGTTGTACTGGCGCCTGGTCGACACACAATCGGCCAACGGCGCGCCGGCCTATGAGCTGGCGGTCATGCTCGATGAGGTCTGGGCTGATTTCGGCAATGCCGGCAGTGGCACGCTCAGCGGGCGGATTCTGCGTCTGGATCACCCGCTCGGTTTGCCGGAACTGGACAATCGATTTGTCGCGCGCAAACGACTGTTTCCCGAAGCCCGGGAGCGGGTCGGTCTGAATCCGCCGTTGCTGGCGTGGCTGATTTCCGCCGAACACCGCTTGTTCCACCAGCTCTGGCACGCCACGCGGGACAAATGGCACAAACTCTCCGAAGCCCAGCGCGGTGCCTTGCGGGGTATCGGCTGGCAGCCGGGCCCGCGAGGCAATGAGCGCGATGCCCGGGGGCCGCGCAAGGACCGTAATGGTTCGGGGGTCGACTTTTTCTTCATGCACCGGCACATGCTCGGCACGGCGCGTTCGATGCAGGACCTGCCGTCCTGGTCGAGCTTTCCGATGCCGCAGCCGGAGCTTGAACGCGACCGTCAGGGCTTCGCCCGCTATTTCGACAATCACGATGGCACGGCGCTGCCGCCCACCTGGCTGGCCGCCGAAGACACCGAGTACACCCGGTGGGTCAGCGACATCAAGACCGCCGAGACCTACCACAGCAATTTTCAGGTCTGGGAGTCCCGTTATCGCGACCCGCGTTATCTGTCGAAGATGACCCTGGGGCAGTTCGGTTCAGAGGTCGAGCTGGGCCTGCACGACTGGCTGCACATGCGCTGGGCCTCGGTGCCGCGCGATCCGTCCAACGGTCAGCCGGTGCCTTTCGCCCGGGATCCGGCGGACTTTTCCGCGCGTTGGTATGCGCCGGAAAACGACTTCCTCGGTGACCCGTTTTCATCCCACGTGAACCCTGTGTTCTGGCACTTTCACGGTTGGATCGACGATCGTCTGGAAGACTGGTTCCGCGCCCACGAACGTTTCCATCCGGGGGAGGTCAGTCGGCTTGAGGTCAATGGCGTGCGCTGGTTCGCGCCGGGGCGCTGGGTTGAAGTCGATGATCCGTGGCTTGGTCCGAGCACCCACGGTTGCAGCACCACGCCGGGATTGCAGGTCGGCAAGTCGGTGGAAATGGACCCGGAAACCATGAAGCTGGCGCTGCGCATCACCTTCGGCACTGATGAAAAGAAACTGGCGGATTTGTTCCGGCGGGTGCCGCAACGGCCGTGGTATGCGCGGAATCTGAAGGTCAAGCCGCTGAGGTCGTAA
- a CDS encoding cyclic peptide export ABC transporter gives MTSKSRGAFSEVLGLLRPFRVIVVVSIMLGMLGGLSITALLATINDALNAAGTPSTRVLATFIGLCAVALLTSILSDIGTNHVGQHIIAGLRKSLGEKVLLAPIEQIERFRSYRLIPVLTHDVDTVSDFAFSFAPLAIAFTVTLGCLSYLAYLSLPMFALLLVALVIGTALQYVARAKGIKGFQAAREAEDELQKHYSAIAAGAKELRIHRPRRQRMFSQRIEGTADFICNTHIRAVNTFVVAKTLGSMLFFVVIGLALALQSLWLGTDKAVLSGFVLVLLYMKGPMEYLVTTLPVVSRANIAFKRIADLAEQFSSPEPHLLLSDKDAPKPVVEHLELRDVHFAFPAVDGSKPFALGPVNLSIVQGEIVFIVGENGGGKTTLIKLLLGLYAPQGGEIILNGKPVLAHDRDDYRQLFTTIFADYYLFDELVQGEQNVPEDANRYLERLEISHKVSIRDGAFSTTDLSTGQRKRLALLNAWLEERPVLVFDEWAADQDPAFRRIFYTELLPELKYLGKTIIVISHDDRYFDVADQLVRMEGGRVVAQKPSLAAV, from the coding sequence ATGACCTCAAAATCCCGCGGAGCCTTCAGTGAAGTCCTCGGCCTGCTCAGGCCTTTCCGGGTCATCGTTGTGGTGTCGATCATGCTCGGCATGCTCGGTGGCCTCAGCATCACCGCGTTACTGGCGACCATCAATGACGCGCTGAACGCCGCCGGCACCCCGTCAACCCGGGTGTTGGCAACGTTTATCGGCCTGTGCGCGGTGGCGTTGCTGACGTCGATCCTGTCGGACATTGGCACCAACCATGTCGGGCAGCACATCATTGCCGGGCTGCGTAAATCCCTGGGGGAAAAAGTCCTGTTGGCACCGATCGAACAGATCGAGCGCTTCCGCAGTTATCGGCTGATTCCGGTGCTGACCCATGACGTCGACACCGTCAGTGATTTCGCCTTTTCCTTCGCGCCGCTGGCCATTGCGTTCACCGTCACCCTCGGGTGCCTGAGCTACCTGGCCTACCTGTCGTTGCCGATGTTTGCCTTGCTGCTGGTGGCCCTGGTGATCGGCACCGCGCTGCAATACGTGGCCCGGGCCAAGGGCATCAAGGGTTTCCAGGCGGCTCGCGAGGCCGAGGACGAACTGCAAAAGCACTACAGCGCGATTGCCGCCGGCGCCAAGGAACTGCGCATCCATCGTCCACGCCGCCAACGCATGTTCAGCCAACGCATCGAAGGCACCGCTGATTTCATCTGCAACACGCACATCCGCGCGGTCAACACCTTCGTGGTAGCCAAGACCCTTGGCTCGATGCTGTTTTTCGTGGTGATCGGCCTGGCGCTGGCTCTGCAATCGCTGTGGCTGGGCACTGATAAAGCGGTGCTCAGCGGGTTCGTGCTGGTGCTGCTGTACATGAAGGGCCCGATGGAATACCTGGTCACCACCCTGCCGGTGGTCAGCCGCGCCAACATTGCGTTCAAGCGCATCGCCGATCTGGCGGAGCAGTTTTCTTCACCGGAACCGCACCTGCTGCTCAGTGACAAAGACGCGCCGAAACCGGTGGTCGAACACCTTGAATTGCGCGACGTGCATTTCGCCTTCCCGGCGGTGGACGGCAGCAAGCCCTTCGCCCTCGGGCCGGTCAACCTGTCCATCGTCCAGGGCGAGATCGTGTTCATCGTCGGCGAGAATGGCGGCGGCAAGACCACGCTGATCAAGTTGTTGCTGGGGCTGTATGCGCCGCAGGGCGGGGAAATCATCCTTAACGGTAAGCCGGTCCTGGCGCATGACCGCGACGACTATCGCCAGTTGTTCACCACGATTTTCGCCGACTACTACCTGTTCGACGAATTGGTGCAAGGCGAACAGAACGTTCCCGAAGACGCCAACCGTTACCTGGAACGCCTGGAAATCTCGCACAAGGTCAGCATCCGCGATGGCGCCTTCAGCACCACCGACCTGTCCACCGGCCAGCGCAAACGCCTGGCCCTGTTGAACGCCTGGCTGGAAGAACGCCCGGTGCTGGTGTTCGACGAGTGGGCGGCCGACCAGGACCCGGCCTTCCGGCGCATCTTCTACACCGAGCTGTTGCCGGAACTCAAATACCTGGGCAAGACCATCATCGTCATTTCCCACGACGACCGTTACTTCGATGTCGCCGACCAATTGGTGCGGATGGAGGGCGGACGGGTCGTCGCGCAGAAGCCGTCGTTGGCGGCGGTCTGA
- a CDS encoding non-ribosomal peptide synthetase, producing MNDMIDDDVLALLLADAGDQPQGIAARARQTPAPLSFAQQRLWFVQQLSPQSAAYNLPRVMRITGTLQAQRLEIALNRVLDRHDILRTAFREIDGVAMQVVDDQAKLVLGQEDLTALADEDRARRIALRIESQAGTPFDLRQAPLMRATLLKVGTEEQLLLMNMHHIVSDAWSNAILMQDLNRAFAQASDADAPPLPRPAIQYADYAAWQRGDYLHGATCANSADYWQNYLGTPLPTLDMPVDFPRSAQHRHPAGKHEFELPGSLSAALNRFCQQQGLTPFVVALGAWQLLLSRYSGQQDFTVGVPNATRNRSETQALVGFFVSSQVYRVRLDPLLSASDFLQRLRRESLAALDHADYPLELSFDALQLQASAQANPLFQVLFNWRADSAEPAHIDLDGLVLEFLDAGSGQAKFDLSLDVAYSPHGLAASLEYSRDLYTPETIERLAGHWQNLLQALVDDPDRALGELPLLGEDERQVQLQQWNPPVSAQPEEGVHQLFERQALATPHAVALICDDLQLSYAQLNAAANGLAHSLIAQGVGPEVLVGIAVERSAQMIISLLAVLKAGGAYVPLDPDYPRERLAWMIEDSGLSVLLSQRSLLDRLPSLPGVQRLCVDDIDVRGTLPAPNPPCRTTGKNLAYVMFTSGSTGRPKGVGITQAALTRHAQVALAFLGLTAQDRSLQFATFNFDAFVEQLYPALICGASVVLRGPDIWDSATWYRELLDKQFSVSDLTTTYWNMLAKDFAAAGQRDYGALRQVIVGGEAMPPEGVAAWGKAGLGHVRLLNTYGPTETTVSATVLDCSDYVTGHIALPKSMPIGQPLAGRAIYLLDAGGQPVPVGVVGELVIAGDLLARGYFKRPELTAERFIPDPFDAQGGGRLYRTGDLARYRADGVIEYAGRLDHQVKIRGFRIELGEIESCLLQSPQVREALVVAREGAAGLQLTGYVVAQSDSLNEQQHLDLRETLKTELKVNLPDYMVPSHLLILAAMPLSPNGKLDRKALPLPDLSQTQRPFIAPDTPLEKALAELWQEALQVDRVSLDDNFFELGGHSILAIQFISTLNTRLGIKLALQQMLAHPNVQALARFIALEHQQNAQCVVELNASTASAPPLFCLHPSGGIVFCYQPLAKKLSAHARTFGVMHKGFADKDSNPQTWAEMIADYSAQIVEKQPHGPYRLMGWSLGGAIAMDVAAHLERQAKEVTFLGLVDTTLPEHDLPADLPRKPLEEDNPNHLSAENELLAALEVFNLMFAHLEPAAANFIARNPTADLKAFYRWASAQTATGEQEMIATLEGIKQEIMNAQAYAIHERLVAAFEEFSLPLLKVQASCWWSLSHKTLEQVLHSEQLLRAHNVTGQLHTSIHSPLPHRSMIYAESLLESFTEVFLGCQGESCS from the coding sequence ATGAACGACATGATCGATGATGATGTACTGGCGCTGCTGCTGGCCGATGCCGGTGATCAACCCCAAGGCATCGCCGCCCGCGCACGGCAAACCCCGGCGCCACTCTCCTTTGCCCAGCAACGGTTGTGGTTTGTACAGCAACTGTCACCGCAGAGTGCCGCTTACAACCTGCCGCGAGTGATGCGCATCACCGGCACGCTGCAGGCTCAGCGTCTGGAAATTGCGCTGAACCGGGTGCTTGACCGCCACGACATCCTGCGCACGGCGTTCCGCGAGATCGACGGCGTGGCCATGCAGGTGGTCGATGATCAGGCGAAGTTGGTGCTCGGCCAGGAAGACCTGACCGCACTGGCCGACGAAGACCGCGCCCGGCGGATAGCGCTGCGCATCGAGTCCCAGGCGGGCACGCCGTTCGACCTGCGCCAGGCGCCGCTGATGCGCGCGACCTTGCTCAAGGTCGGCACCGAAGAACAGCTGTTGCTGATGAACATGCACCACATCGTCTCCGATGCCTGGTCCAACGCGATCCTGATGCAGGACCTGAACCGTGCCTTCGCCCAGGCCAGCGACGCAGACGCCCCGCCGCTGCCACGTCCGGCGATTCAATACGCCGACTACGCCGCCTGGCAACGCGGTGACTACCTGCATGGCGCGACCTGCGCCAACAGCGCCGACTACTGGCAAAACTACCTGGGCACTCCGTTGCCGACCCTGGATATGCCGGTGGATTTCCCCCGCAGCGCGCAACACCGCCATCCGGCCGGCAAGCATGAGTTCGAACTGCCGGGGTCACTTTCGGCTGCCCTGAACCGCTTCTGCCAACAACAGGGCCTGACGCCGTTCGTGGTCGCGCTCGGGGCCTGGCAACTGTTGTTGAGCCGCTACAGCGGTCAGCAGGACTTTACCGTCGGCGTGCCGAATGCCACGCGCAATCGCAGCGAAACCCAAGCGCTGGTCGGCTTCTTTGTCAGCAGTCAGGTGTACCGCGTACGCCTCGATCCGTTGCTGTCCGCCAGCGATTTCCTGCAGCGCCTGCGCCGCGAATCCCTGGCGGCGCTGGACCATGCGGATTACCCGCTGGAGTTGAGTTTCGATGCCCTGCAATTGCAGGCCAGCGCACAAGCCAATCCGCTGTTCCAGGTGCTGTTCAACTGGCGGGCCGACAGCGCGGAGCCTGCGCACATCGATCTGGACGGACTGGTGTTGGAGTTTCTTGACGCGGGGTCGGGTCAGGCCAAGTTCGATTTGTCGCTGGACGTCGCGTACTCGCCACACGGCCTGGCGGCGAGCCTGGAATACAGCCGCGACCTCTACACCCCCGAGACCATCGAGCGTCTGGCCGGGCACTGGCAGAATCTGCTACAGGCACTGGTCGATGATCCTGATCGCGCGCTCGGCGAACTGCCGTTGCTGGGCGAGGATGAGCGACAAGTGCAGTTGCAGCAGTGGAACCCGCCCGTGTCGGCCCAACCCGAGGAAGGCGTGCATCAATTGTTCGAACGCCAGGCGCTGGCCACACCGCACGCGGTGGCGCTGATCTGCGACGATCTTCAGCTCAGCTACGCCCAGCTCAACGCCGCCGCCAACGGCCTGGCCCACTCCTTGATTGCACAGGGTGTCGGACCGGAAGTGCTGGTGGGCATTGCCGTGGAGCGTTCGGCGCAGATGATCATCAGCCTGCTGGCGGTGCTCAAGGCCGGCGGCGCTTATGTACCGCTGGACCCCGACTACCCGCGGGAACGCCTGGCCTGGATGATTGAAGACAGTGGCCTGAGTGTGTTGCTGAGCCAGCGTTCGCTGCTTGATCGGCTGCCGTCGTTGCCTGGCGTCCAGCGACTGTGCGTCGACGACATCGATGTCCGGGGGACGCTGCCCGCCCCCAACCCGCCTTGCCGCACTACTGGCAAGAACCTCGCCTATGTGATGTTCACGTCCGGCTCCACCGGTCGCCCCAAAGGGGTCGGCATCACCCAGGCGGCGTTGACCCGTCACGCCCAGGTGGCACTGGCGTTTCTTGGCCTGACCGCACAGGACCGTTCCCTGCAGTTCGCCACGTTCAACTTCGATGCCTTCGTCGAGCAGCTTTACCCGGCGTTGATCTGCGGCGCCTCGGTGGTGCTGCGCGGGCCGGATATCTGGGACAGTGCAACCTGGTACCGCGAACTGCTCGACAAACAGTTCAGCGTCAGCGACCTCACCACCACCTACTGGAACATGCTGGCCAAGGACTTCGCCGCAGCCGGTCAGCGCGACTACGGTGCATTGCGGCAAGTGATCGTCGGTGGCGAAGCCATGCCACCGGAGGGCGTGGCGGCCTGGGGCAAGGCCGGGCTCGGGCACGTGCGGCTGCTGAACACCTACGGGCCGACGGAAACGACGGTCAGCGCCACGGTGCTCGATTGCAGCGACTACGTGACGGGGCATATCGCCCTGCCTAAAAGCATGCCGATCGGCCAACCTCTGGCCGGACGTGCGATTTACCTGCTCGATGCCGGCGGCCAGCCGGTGCCGGTGGGCGTCGTGGGTGAACTGGTGATTGCCGGCGACCTGCTCGCACGGGGTTACTTCAAGCGACCTGAGCTCACGGCCGAGCGCTTCATCCCCGACCCGTTCGATGCTCAGGGCGGCGGCCGTCTCTATCGCACCGGCGATCTGGCGCGCTACCGCGCCGACGGCGTGATCGAGTATGCAGGCCGGTTGGATCACCAGGTGAAGATTCGCGGTTTCCGCATCGAACTCGGGGAAATCGAGTCATGCCTGCTGCAATCGCCCCAGGTCCGTGAGGCGTTGGTGGTTGCCCGGGAAGGCGCGGCGGGTTTGCAGTTGACCGGCTATGTCGTGGCGCAAAGCGACTCGCTGAACGAGCAGCAACACCTCGACCTGCGCGAAACCCTCAAGACTGAACTCAAGGTCAATCTGCCGGACTACATGGTGCCCAGTCATCTGTTGATACTGGCCGCCATGCCGTTGAGTCCCAACGGCAAGCTGGACCGCAAGGCCCTGCCGCTGCCCGACCTCAGCCAGACACAGCGGCCCTTCATTGCGCCCGACACGCCGCTGGAAAAAGCGCTCGCCGAACTTTGGCAAGAAGCGTTGCAGGTCGACCGTGTCAGCCTGGACGACAATTTCTTCGAACTGGGCGGTCACTCGATTCTGGCCATTCAATTCATCTCGACCCTTAACACGCGCCTGGGCATCAAACTGGCGCTGCAACAAATGCTGGCTCACCCCAATGTCCAGGCGCTGGCCAGATTCATCGCCCTGGAACATCAGCAGAATGCGCAGTGCGTGGTCGAACTCAATGCCTCGACCGCGTCGGCACCGCCACTGTTCTGCCTGCACCCCAGCGGCGGTATCGTGTTCTGCTATCAGCCGCTGGCGAAAAAACTCAGCGCCCATGCCCGGACCTTCGGCGTGATGCACAAGGGCTTCGCCGACAAAGACTCGAACCCACAGACCTGGGCCGAGATGATTGCCGACTACAGCGCACAGATCGTCGAAAAACAGCCCCACGGTCCCTATCGATTGATGGGCTGGTCATTGGGTGGCGCGATCGCCATGGACGTCGCCGCTCACCTGGAACGCCAGGCCAAGGAAGTGACCTTCCTCGGCCTCGTCGACACCACATTGCCCGAACATGACTTGCCCGCGGATCTGCCGCGCAAGCCTCTGGAAGAAGACAACCCGAACCACCTCAGCGCGGAAAACGAACTGCTGGCGGCCCTCGAAGTATTCAACCTGATGTTCGCGCATCTGGAACCGGCGGCGGCGAACTTCATCGCCCGGAACCCGACGGCCGACCTCAAGGCCTTCTATCGCTGGGCCAGCGCACAGACGGCGACCGGGGAACAGGAAATGATCGCGACCCTGGAAGGTATCAAGCAGGAGATCATGAACGCCCAAGCCTATGCGATACATGAGCGTCTGGTGGCGGCGTTCGAAGAGTTCTCGCTGCCGCTGCTCAAGGTCCAGGCCAGTTGCTGGTGGTCGCTGTCGCATAAAACCCTGGAGCAAGTGCTGCATTCGGAACAACTGCTCAGGGCCCACAACGTGACAGGCCAATTGCACACCTCAATCCACTCACCGCTGC
- a CDS encoding formylglycine-generating enzyme family protein, translating into MNSELRSFSLKTLPALAFAAVVAGLLPGAAQAAAPAPPGKVFKDCKDCPEMVVLPTGTFTMGTPDNEVGREPDEGPLHPVTFTKPLAISRFQVLAGEWDAYLRDSGYVMPDGDTRPGRECKAGVPRYERTARHPAVCMDFPEVNAYVAWLSKKTGKHYRLVSESLREYAARAGSSGPFPFPFDEGKEYSIARHANTYGAADGYNFTSPAGSFPANAFGVYDMHGNVYEWTADCYNENYVGAPSDGSAWLTGECTARRIRGNDWGEAPVFSRSGNRNATYPDTRGDWIGFRVARDL; encoded by the coding sequence ATGAACAGTGAGCTGCGTAGCTTTTCCCTGAAGACGCTCCCCGCACTGGCCTTCGCCGCCGTGGTTGCCGGCCTGCTGCCGGGCGCCGCTCAGGCCGCCGCACCCGCCCCGCCCGGAAAGGTGTTCAAGGACTGCAAGGACTGCCCGGAGATGGTCGTGCTGCCCACCGGAACCTTCACCATGGGCACCCCGGACAATGAAGTGGGGCGCGAACCCGACGAAGGTCCGTTGCACCCGGTGACCTTTACCAAACCGCTGGCCATCAGCCGCTTTCAGGTGCTGGCCGGCGAGTGGGACGCCTACCTGCGCGACAGCGGTTACGTCATGCCCGACGGCGACACCCGGCCGGGCCGCGAGTGCAAGGCCGGCGTGCCGCGCTATGAGCGCACGGCCAGGCATCCGGCGGTGTGCATGGACTTCCCCGAGGTCAATGCCTACGTGGCCTGGCTCTCGAAGAAGACCGGCAAACACTATCGATTGGTCAGCGAATCGCTGCGTGAGTATGCCGCCCGCGCGGGCAGCAGCGGCCCGTTCCCCTTCCCGTTCGATGAAGGCAAGGAATACAGCATCGCCAGACACGCCAACACCTACGGCGCCGCCGATGGCTACAACTTCACCTCACCGGCGGGCAGCTTCCCGGCCAACGCCTTCGGTGTGTACGACATGCACGGCAACGTCTATGAGTGGACCGCCGATTGCTACAACGAGAACTACGTCGGTGCACCGAGCGATGGCAGTGCGTGGTTGACCGGCGAATGCACAGCCCGGCGCATTCGCGGCAATGACTGGGGTGAAGCACCGGTGTTCTCGCGTTCGGGCAACCGTAATGCCACCTACCCCGACACCCGTGGCGACTGGATCGGTTTTCGCGTCGCGCGAGATCTTTGA
- a CDS encoding aminotransferase class V-fold PLP-dependent enzyme, with protein sequence MSDRRTFLKQAGILAAGLPLTAGLDNVASATPQPSQPGDKWAQLRQLFDQDPDYLHFSNFLITSHPKPVREAIEMHRAALDKNPGLAMDWDLGVIEPREEEVRVWAGRYLQANAKQIALTGSTTEGLAMIYGGVHVRPDQEILTTAHEHYATHTILDLRTQRDGTRVRKIRLFKDPQTASKAQILAAIDQNINPETRVLGMTWVHSGSGVKLPIAQIGALVDKHNRHRAEQDRIIYLVDGVHGFGVEDLSFPAMNCDFFIAGTHKWMFGPRGTGIVCSRSEEVKYVTPIIPTFSEATAFSTTMTPGGYHSFEHRWALNEAFKLHLQLGKADVQARIHALNSYMKKRLQAHPQIELVTPLSPELSSGFSFFRVKGQDSDKIAAWLMQNRVIADAVERDVGPVIRTAPGLLNTEAEVDRFIALLGKQL encoded by the coding sequence ATGAGCGATCGTCGCACCTTTCTGAAACAGGCCGGGATCCTCGCCGCCGGCCTGCCCTTGACGGCCGGCCTGGACAACGTCGCCAGCGCCACGCCACAGCCCTCGCAGCCTGGGGACAAATGGGCGCAGCTGCGGCAGCTGTTCGACCAGGATCCGGACTACCTGCATTTCTCCAATTTCCTGATCACCTCGCACCCCAAACCGGTACGTGAAGCGATCGAGATGCACCGTGCCGCCCTCGACAAAAACCCCGGGCTGGCGATGGACTGGGACCTGGGTGTGATCGAGCCGCGCGAAGAAGAGGTGCGCGTCTGGGCCGGTCGTTACCTGCAAGCCAATGCCAAACAGATCGCCTTGACCGGCAGCACCACCGAAGGCCTGGCGATGATTTACGGTGGCGTTCATGTGCGCCCGGATCAGGAAATCCTCACCACGGCCCACGAGCATTACGCGACCCACACCATCCTCGATCTGCGCACCCAACGGGACGGCACCCGGGTGCGCAAGATCAGGTTGTTCAAGGACCCGCAGACGGCCTCCAAAGCGCAGATCCTTGCCGCGATCGACCAGAACATCAACCCCGAAACCCGCGTACTGGGCATGACCTGGGTGCACTCTGGCAGCGGCGTGAAACTACCGATCGCGCAAATCGGCGCGCTGGTGGACAAGCACAACCGCCACCGCGCCGAGCAGGACCGCATTATTTACCTGGTCGACGGCGTGCACGGTTTTGGTGTCGAGGACCTGAGTTTTCCGGCCATGAACTGCGACTTCTTCATCGCCGGCACCCACAAATGGATGTTCGGCCCCCGTGGCACGGGCATCGTGTGCAGCCGCAGCGAGGAGGTCAAATACGTCACGCCGATCATTCCGACCTTCTCCGAAGCCACGGCGTTCTCCACCACCATGACGCCGGGCGGCTACCACTCGTTCGAGCACCGCTGGGCGCTGAACGAAGCCTTCAAGCTGCATTTGCAATTGGGCAAGGCCGATGTTCAGGCGCGTATCCATGCCCTGAACAGCTATATGAAAAAACGCCTGCAAGCGCACCCGCAGATCGAACTGGTCACGCCCCTGAGCCCCGAACTGTCGTCCGGTTTCAGCTTCTTTCGGGTCAAGGGTCAGGACAGCGACAAGATCGCCGCCTGGTTGATGCAAAACCGCGTGATCGCCGATGCCGTGGAGCGCGACGTGGGTCCGGTGATCCGCACGGCGCCGGGGCTGCTCAACACCGAAGCTGAAGTCGACCGCTTCATCGCGTTGCTCGGCAAACAGCTCTGA
- the pvdM gene encoding pyoverdine-tailoring dipeptidase-like protein PvdM: MTKPRSKKALYIGLPLALAISAGAGLAVWYYGFKDNPGYPIKVMKQADELHERMLSFDSHISLMQNFGTQGNEADKDGKGQFDLVKANRGQLSGAALTIFGWPELWNGANAPHRPTAGFVEEARNQQEIRYKIISGMVRDFPNQVAIAYTPDDFRRLHGEGKFAIFISMLNAYPLGHDLNLLDLWTARGMRMFGFSYIGNNDWADSSRPLPFFNDSPDALDGLSDLGKQAVHRLNDLGVIIDVSQMSTKALEQVAQLSRTPMVASHSAPRAMVDIPRNLSDKEMQLIKNSGGVVQVVGFSQYLRPLTQTTQDKLNELRKEFDLPPLPNLAVALMPGDPVIAAWPEKKFGQYASRLYAILEEEPKASLKDLGDAIDYTVRKIGIDHVGISSDFNEGGGVKGWENVGDIRNVTAELISRGYSEADIAKLWGGNFLRVWDQVQKAAKPALISQQGTSKP, from the coding sequence ATGACAAAACCACGTTCGAAAAAGGCTCTTTACATCGGCCTGCCGCTGGCCTTGGCGATCAGCGCCGGCGCAGGCTTGGCGGTCTGGTATTACGGGTTCAAGGACAACCCCGGCTACCCGATCAAGGTCATGAAACAGGCCGACGAGTTGCACGAGCGCATGCTCTCCTTCGACAGCCACATCAGCCTGATGCAGAACTTCGGCACCCAGGGCAACGAAGCCGACAAGGACGGCAAGGGCCAGTTCGACCTGGTCAAGGCCAACCGTGGACAGCTGTCTGGCGCGGCCCTGACGATTTTCGGCTGGCCGGAACTGTGGAATGGCGCCAACGCGCCGCACAGGCCCACCGCCGGTTTCGTCGAAGAGGCACGCAACCAGCAAGAGATCCGCTACAAGATTATTTCCGGCATGGTCCGCGACTTCCCCAACCAGGTCGCCATCGCCTACACCCCCGATGATTTCCGTCGCTTGCACGGTGAAGGCAAGTTCGCGATTTTCATCAGCATGCTCAATGCCTACCCGCTGGGCCATGACCTGAACCTGCTGGACCTGTGGACGGCACGCGGCATGCGCATGTTCGGCTTCAGCTACATCGGCAATAACGACTGGGCCGACTCTTCGCGCCCCCTACCGTTTTTCAACGATTCGCCAGACGCCCTCGACGGCCTCTCCGACCTGGGCAAGCAAGCGGTGCATCGCTTGAACGACCTGGGCGTGATCATCGACGTGTCGCAAATGTCGACCAAGGCCCTGGAACAAGTCGCGCAATTGAGCCGTACACCCATGGTCGCTTCGCACTCGGCGCCACGGGCAATGGTCGATATCCCGCGCAATCTCAGCGACAAGGAAATGCAGCTGATCAAGAACAGCGGCGGCGTGGTGCAAGTGGTCGGTTTCTCCCAATACCTGCGCCCGCTGACCCAGACCACCCAGGACAAACTCAACGAATTGCGCAAAGAGTTCGACCTGCCGCCCCTGCCGAACCTCGCCGTGGCATTGATGCCGGGCGATCCGGTCATCGCGGCCTGGCCGGAGAAAAAATTCGGCCAGTACGCCAGCCGTCTCTACGCGATTCTTGAAGAAGAACCCAAAGCCAGCCTCAAGGACCTCGGTGACGCCATCGATTACACAGTGCGAAAAATCGGCATCGACCATGTCGGCATCAGCTCCGACTTCAACGAAGGGGGCGGCGTCAAAGGCTGGGAAAACGTCGGTGACATTCGCAATGTCACGGCGGAACTGATCTCCCGTGGCTACTCCGAGGCGGACATCGCCAAGCTCTGGGGCGGCAACTTCCTGCGGGTCTGGGATCAGGTGCAGAAAGCCGCCAAGCCGGCGCTGATTTCACAACAAGGCACGAGCAAACCATGA